In Acidimicrobiales bacterium, the sequence GCGGCACGGTGGTGGACGCCACCGGGTCGCGCCGCGCCGACGTCCTCGTGCGCGACGGCGTGGTCGCCGCCGTGGCCGAGTCGGTGGACGCACCGGCCGGTGCCACCGTGCTGGACGCCGGCGGCGCCGTCGTGGCCCCCGGCCTGGTGGACCTCCACACCCACCTGCGCGAGCCGGGCCGGGAGGAGGCGGAGACGGTGGAGACGGGGGCGCGCGCCGCCGCCCTGGGCGGGTTCACCGCCGTCGTCGCCATGCCCAACACCGACCCCCCCATCGACAGCGCGGCGGTCGTCCGCCAGGTGCGGGACCTCGGCGCCACCGCGGTGTGCGACGTGCGGGTGGCGGGGGCCATCACCGTCGCCCGGGCGGGGGAGCGGCTGGCGCCCCTGGCCGAGATGGCGGCGCTGGGCGTGCGCATCTTCACCGACGACGGGGACGGCGTGCAGGACAGCCGGCTCATGCGCCGGGCCCTGGAGTACGCCTCGGCCCTCGGCGTCACCCTGGCCCAGCACTGCGAGGACGAGGCCCTGGCCGCCGGTGGGCACATGCACGAGGGCGAGTGGTCCAGCCGGCTCGGCATCCCGGGCATCCCGGCCGAGGCCGAGGAGGTCATGGTGATGCGCGACATCGCCCTGTCCCGCCTCACCGGCGGCTGCGTGCACTTCCAGCACCTCTCCACGGCCGGGTCGCTGGCCCTGGTGGCGGCGGCCAGGGCGGGCGGCCTGCCCGTCACCGCCGAGGTCACGCCCCACCACTTCACGCTGACCGCCGCCGACGTGGCCGGCTACGACCCGGTGTTCAAGGTGAACCCGCCGCTGCGGGGGCCGGAGGACGTGGCGGCCGTGCGGGCGGCGCTGGCCGGCGGCACGGTGGACGCCATCGCCACCGACCACGCCCCCCACGCCCAGG encodes:
- a CDS encoding dihydroorotase — protein: MPIDRPSTLVIRGGTVVDATGSRRADVLVRDGVVAAVAESVDAPAGATVLDAGGAVVAPGLVDLHTHLREPGREEAETVETGARAAALGGFTAVVAMPNTDPPIDSAAVVRQVRDLGATAVCDVRVAGAITVARAGERLAPLAEMAALGVRIFTDDGDGVQDSRLMRRALEYASALGVTLAQHCEDEALAAGGHMHEGEWSSRLGIPGIPAEAEEVMVMRDIALSRLTGGCVHFQHLSTAGSLALVAAARAGGLPVTAEVTPHHFTLTAADVAGYDPVFKVNPPLRGPEDVAAVRAALAGGTVDAIATDHAPHAQEAKEAPFDQAPPGMLGLETALALALTELDLPVERVLAYLSWQPAAVAGLTGQHGGPVAEGTPANLVVLDPAEAWVVDPARLASRSRNTPYANRKLTGRVRHTVLRGEPVVVDAEARR